A genomic window from Lotus japonicus ecotype B-129 chromosome 1, LjGifu_v1.2 includes:
- the LOC130745820 gene encoding uncharacterized protein LOC130745820 isoform X3 has protein sequence MEATATRGASLQLTPPSRKERRAVSDHLHSARNPNDEELANAKLGQSDERTIYEVQQGREPLDVDFCSITVDGTLDNDILQQQLHNVVRQRQEMLQVEIELKAQIIARSEIMEMRSTFDAQVKEHANNTSRLQEQLCERDQTILELERRMEEKDRELHTIKLDNEAAWAKQDLLREQSKELATFRRERDHAEAERAQHIKQIHDLQEHIQEKDRQLIELQDQNRVAQETIMIKDEQVREAQAWIARVREMDVFQSTTNQTLQAELRERTEQYNQLWMGFQRQYAEMERHHLHTIQQLQLELADSRERSGAYNDDSRMSQINSNNNVNQYGQENASQFDLNGGNASGGNNGLHPNESSDNVPPFASTSNPQIQADHVAGVPIAPSSLIVPPSYLPPGQVTALHPYVMHQQGVPNSVASHIPQSHIGHFNPVPTISPVQQWQNPQAVSEDSQVSMQDNPSSSQADPNLTRSDAMYNYEISVNGQTPHRDYSDAHIHQREEPLTVVSSSLGETQSADKVQLVASQQDQSLQQMSAQFSDALRLNSFEPNGEMKDQNSGTLSIDGDEDHILLAEQTSSGANASSVTNHSINHDEMIQNNSNDSVLSEAFTSTGQTNSTFAKTSETSFLDERSLLACIVRTIPAGGRIRISSTLPNRLGKMLAPLHWHDYKRKYGKLEDFVASHPELFFIEGDYIQLREGAQKMIAATAAVAKVAAAAAASSPYSTYMPTVAVTPMAQSHRMKRSPIDSKSIKTEKSLQEYAAISSNIMNPLNFSAVQHQQPNGVFGIPGGVSNVKILSKSKDSRELNGLEGRNIQSSAQLAIGNGGSLDRSMGGAPISGSANGRLVSSLASKQQARSTGAVLYPPRR, from the exons ATGGAGGCCACCGCCACTCGCGGCGCCTCTCTCCAGCTCACGCCTCCCTCCCGCAAAGAACGCCGTGCTGTCTCTGACCATCTTCATTCCGCCAGAAACCCCAACGACGAG GAGTTGGCAAATGCAAAACTAGGGCAGTCAGATGAGAGAACCATATATGAG GTGCAGCAAGGAAGAGAGCCTCTTGATGTTGATTTTTGTTCAATAACAGTGGACGGAACATTAGACAATGATATTTTACAGCAACAACTTCATAATGTTGTTAGACAAAGGCAGGAAATGCTGCAAGTGGAAATTGAACTAAAAGCTCAAATCATTGCCAGAAGTGAGATAATGGAAATGCGAAGCACCTTTGATGCTCAAGTCAAGGAACATGCTAATAATACCAGCAGGCTTCAG GAACAGCTTTGTGAAAGGGACCAGACAATTCTTGAGCTGGAAAGGAGAATGGAAGAGAAAGATAGGGAACTCCATACTATTAAACTAGACAATGAAGCG GCATGGGCTAAACAAGACCTTCTGCGTGAGCAAAGCAAAGAACTAGCAAcatttag AAGGGAGCGTGATCATGCAGAAGCTGAAAGAGCTCAACATATAAAACAAATACATGATCTGCAAGAGCATATCCAAGAAAAAGATAGGCAGCTCATTGAGTTGCAGGATCAA AATAGGGTTGCTCAGGAGACCATTATGATTAAAGATGAGCAGGTCAGAGAGGCACAAGCATGGATAGCTCGTGTTCGAGAGATGGATGTTTTCCAATCAACTACAAACCAGACTTTACAGGCTGAATTGCGAGAGCGCACAGAGCAATATAATCAACTGTGGATGGGTTTCCAGAGACAG TATGCAGAGATGGAGAGACATCATTTGCATACTATTCAGCAACTACAGCTTGAGCTGGCTGATTCGAGAGAGAGGAGTGGAGCTTACAATGACGATTCACGAATGTcccaaataaattcaaataataATGTAAATCAGTATGGACAGGAAAATGCAAGCCAATTTGACTTAAATGGAGGTAATGCTTCAGGTGGAAATAATGGTCTCCATCCAAATGAAAGCTCTGATAATGTTCCACCTTTTGCATCTACGAGCAATCCGCAAATTCAG GCTGATCATGTAGCTGGTGTCCCTATTGCTCCATCGTCTTTAATTGTCCCACCATCATACCTCCCACCTGGCCAAGTAACTGCATTACATCCATATGTTATGCATCAGCAAGGAGTGCCCAATTCAGTTGCATCGCATATTCCTCAATCACATATTGGACATTTTAACCCAGTGCCCACAATATCACCTGTGCAACAGTGGCAAAATCCGCAG GCTGTTTCAGAGGATTCACAGGTATCCATGCAGGATAATCCTTCATCGTCCCAAGCTGATCCAAATTTGACTAGATCTGATGCCATGTATAATTATGAAATATCTGTTAATGGCCAAACTCCTCATAGAGATTATTCAGATGCTCACATCCACCAACGCGAGGAGCCACTGACTGTAGTTTCTTCATCTTTAGGGGAAACACAG TCAGCTGATAAAGTTCAGCTCGTTGCTTCCCAACAAGATCAAAGCTTACAACAAATGTCTGCACAGTTCTCTGATGCATTGAGATTGAACTCTTTTGAACCAAATGGTGAAATGAAG GATCAGAATTCGGGGACATTATCTATTGATGGAGATGAAGACCATATTTTGTTAGCTGAGCAAACAAGTTCTGGTGCAAATGCATCGTCTGTCACAAACCATTCAATTAATCATGATGAAATGATACAGAATAATTCTAACGATTCAGTCTTGTCTGAAGCATTTACCTCTACTGGGCAGACAAATTCAACATTTGCAAAGACCTCAGAGACTTCCTTCCTTGATGAAAGGTCACTGTTAGCTTGTATTGTTCGCACTATTCCAGCTGGTGGTCGAATTCGAATTAGTTCAACG CTCCCTAACAGACTGGGCAAGATGCTTGCACCCCTACATTGGCATGATTACAAAAGAAAGTATGGAAAGCTCGAAGACTTTGTGGCTAGCCATCCTGAA TTATTTTTTATCGAGGGTGACTATATTCAGCTCCGTGAAGGAGCACAAAAAATGATAGCTGCAACTGCCGCCGTTGCCAAAGTTGCTGCAGCAGCTGCAGCATCATCTCCTTACTCTACATACATGCCCACTGTAGCTGTCACGCCAATGGCTCAATCTCATCGCATGAAGAGATCTCCAATTGATTCCAAAAGTATCAAAACTGAAAAGTCACTGCAGGAATATGCGGCCATATCTTCAAATATTATGAATCCTCTAAACTTTTCAGCAGTCCAGCATCAGCAACCAAATGGTGTGTTCGGTATTCCTGGGGGTGTTTCAAATGTTAAAATTTTGAGTAAATCTAAGGATTCCCGTGAATTGAATGGCCTTGAAGGTAGGAATATCCAGTCTTCTGCACAGTTAGCTATTGGTAATGGGGGAAGCCTTGACAGAAGTATGGGCGGTGCCCCAATTTCAGGCTCTGCAAATGGGAGGCTAGTCTCAAGCCTTGCTTCTAAGCAGCAGGCGAG GTCAACTGGTGCTGTGTTGTACCCTCCTCGAAGATA G
- the LOC130745820 gene encoding uncharacterized protein LOC130745820 isoform X1 — protein sequence MEATATRGASLQLTPPSRKERRAVSDHLHSARNPNDEELANAKLGQSDERTIYEVQQGREPLDVDFCSITVDGTLDNDILQQQLHNVVRQRQEMLQVEIELKAQIIARSEIMEMRSTFDAQVKEHANNTSRLQEQLCERDQTILELERRMEEKDRELHTIKLDNEAAWAKQDLLREQSKELATFRRERDHAEAERAQHIKQIHDLQEHIQEKDRQLIELQDQNRVAQETIMIKDEQVREAQAWIARVREMDVFQSTTNQTLQAELRERTEQYNQLWMGFQRQYAEMERHHLHTIQQLQLELADSRERSGAYNDDSRMSQINSNNNVNQYGQENASQFDLNGGNASGGNNGLHPNESSDNVPPFASTSNPQIQADHVAGVPIAPSSLIVPPSYLPPGQVTALHPYVMHQQGVPNSVASHIPQSHIGHFNPVPTISPVQQWQNPQAVSEDSQVSMQDNPSSSQADPNLTRSDAMYNYEISVNGQTPHRDYSDAHIHQREEPLTVVSSSLGETQVLQSADKVQLVASQQDQSLQQMSAQFSDALRLNSFEPNGEMKDQNSGTLSIDGDEDHILLAEQTSSGANASSVTNHSINHDEMIQNNSNDSVLSEAFTSTGQTNSTFAKTSETSFLDERSLLACIVRTIPAGGRIRISSTLPNRLGKMLAPLHWHDYKRKYGKLEDFVASHPELFFIEGDYIQLREGAQKMIAATAAVAKVAAAAAASSPYSTYMPTVAVTPMAQSHRMKRSPIDSKSIKTEKSLQEYAAISSNIMNPLNFSAVQHQQPNGVFGIPGGVSNVKILSKSKDSRELNGLEGRNIQSSAQLAIGNGGSLDRSMGGAPISGSANGRLVSSLASKQQARSTGAVLYPPRR from the exons ATGGAGGCCACCGCCACTCGCGGCGCCTCTCTCCAGCTCACGCCTCCCTCCCGCAAAGAACGCCGTGCTGTCTCTGACCATCTTCATTCCGCCAGAAACCCCAACGACGAG GAGTTGGCAAATGCAAAACTAGGGCAGTCAGATGAGAGAACCATATATGAG GTGCAGCAAGGAAGAGAGCCTCTTGATGTTGATTTTTGTTCAATAACAGTGGACGGAACATTAGACAATGATATTTTACAGCAACAACTTCATAATGTTGTTAGACAAAGGCAGGAAATGCTGCAAGTGGAAATTGAACTAAAAGCTCAAATCATTGCCAGAAGTGAGATAATGGAAATGCGAAGCACCTTTGATGCTCAAGTCAAGGAACATGCTAATAATACCAGCAGGCTTCAG GAACAGCTTTGTGAAAGGGACCAGACAATTCTTGAGCTGGAAAGGAGAATGGAAGAGAAAGATAGGGAACTCCATACTATTAAACTAGACAATGAAGCG GCATGGGCTAAACAAGACCTTCTGCGTGAGCAAAGCAAAGAACTAGCAAcatttag AAGGGAGCGTGATCATGCAGAAGCTGAAAGAGCTCAACATATAAAACAAATACATGATCTGCAAGAGCATATCCAAGAAAAAGATAGGCAGCTCATTGAGTTGCAGGATCAA AATAGGGTTGCTCAGGAGACCATTATGATTAAAGATGAGCAGGTCAGAGAGGCACAAGCATGGATAGCTCGTGTTCGAGAGATGGATGTTTTCCAATCAACTACAAACCAGACTTTACAGGCTGAATTGCGAGAGCGCACAGAGCAATATAATCAACTGTGGATGGGTTTCCAGAGACAG TATGCAGAGATGGAGAGACATCATTTGCATACTATTCAGCAACTACAGCTTGAGCTGGCTGATTCGAGAGAGAGGAGTGGAGCTTACAATGACGATTCACGAATGTcccaaataaattcaaataataATGTAAATCAGTATGGACAGGAAAATGCAAGCCAATTTGACTTAAATGGAGGTAATGCTTCAGGTGGAAATAATGGTCTCCATCCAAATGAAAGCTCTGATAATGTTCCACCTTTTGCATCTACGAGCAATCCGCAAATTCAG GCTGATCATGTAGCTGGTGTCCCTATTGCTCCATCGTCTTTAATTGTCCCACCATCATACCTCCCACCTGGCCAAGTAACTGCATTACATCCATATGTTATGCATCAGCAAGGAGTGCCCAATTCAGTTGCATCGCATATTCCTCAATCACATATTGGACATTTTAACCCAGTGCCCACAATATCACCTGTGCAACAGTGGCAAAATCCGCAG GCTGTTTCAGAGGATTCACAGGTATCCATGCAGGATAATCCTTCATCGTCCCAAGCTGATCCAAATTTGACTAGATCTGATGCCATGTATAATTATGAAATATCTGTTAATGGCCAAACTCCTCATAGAGATTATTCAGATGCTCACATCCACCAACGCGAGGAGCCACTGACTGTAGTTTCTTCATCTTTAGGGGAAACACAG GTTCTTCAGTCAGCTGATAAAGTTCAGCTCGTTGCTTCCCAACAAGATCAAAGCTTACAACAAATGTCTGCACAGTTCTCTGATGCATTGAGATTGAACTCTTTTGAACCAAATGGTGAAATGAAG GATCAGAATTCGGGGACATTATCTATTGATGGAGATGAAGACCATATTTTGTTAGCTGAGCAAACAAGTTCTGGTGCAAATGCATCGTCTGTCACAAACCATTCAATTAATCATGATGAAATGATACAGAATAATTCTAACGATTCAGTCTTGTCTGAAGCATTTACCTCTACTGGGCAGACAAATTCAACATTTGCAAAGACCTCAGAGACTTCCTTCCTTGATGAAAGGTCACTGTTAGCTTGTATTGTTCGCACTATTCCAGCTGGTGGTCGAATTCGAATTAGTTCAACG CTCCCTAACAGACTGGGCAAGATGCTTGCACCCCTACATTGGCATGATTACAAAAGAAAGTATGGAAAGCTCGAAGACTTTGTGGCTAGCCATCCTGAA TTATTTTTTATCGAGGGTGACTATATTCAGCTCCGTGAAGGAGCACAAAAAATGATAGCTGCAACTGCCGCCGTTGCCAAAGTTGCTGCAGCAGCTGCAGCATCATCTCCTTACTCTACATACATGCCCACTGTAGCTGTCACGCCAATGGCTCAATCTCATCGCATGAAGAGATCTCCAATTGATTCCAAAAGTATCAAAACTGAAAAGTCACTGCAGGAATATGCGGCCATATCTTCAAATATTATGAATCCTCTAAACTTTTCAGCAGTCCAGCATCAGCAACCAAATGGTGTGTTCGGTATTCCTGGGGGTGTTTCAAATGTTAAAATTTTGAGTAAATCTAAGGATTCCCGTGAATTGAATGGCCTTGAAGGTAGGAATATCCAGTCTTCTGCACAGTTAGCTATTGGTAATGGGGGAAGCCTTGACAGAAGTATGGGCGGTGCCCCAATTTCAGGCTCTGCAAATGGGAGGCTAGTCTCAAGCCTTGCTTCTAAGCAGCAGGCGAG GTCAACTGGTGCTGTGTTGTACCCTCCTCGAAGATA G
- the LOC130745820 gene encoding uncharacterized protein LOC130745820 isoform X2, giving the protein MEATATRGASLQLTPPSRKERRAVSDHLHSARNPNDEELANAKLGQSDERTIYEQGREPLDVDFCSITVDGTLDNDILQQQLHNVVRQRQEMLQVEIELKAQIIARSEIMEMRSTFDAQVKEHANNTSRLQEQLCERDQTILELERRMEEKDRELHTIKLDNEAAWAKQDLLREQSKELATFRRERDHAEAERAQHIKQIHDLQEHIQEKDRQLIELQDQNRVAQETIMIKDEQVREAQAWIARVREMDVFQSTTNQTLQAELRERTEQYNQLWMGFQRQYAEMERHHLHTIQQLQLELADSRERSGAYNDDSRMSQINSNNNVNQYGQENASQFDLNGGNASGGNNGLHPNESSDNVPPFASTSNPQIQADHVAGVPIAPSSLIVPPSYLPPGQVTALHPYVMHQQGVPNSVASHIPQSHIGHFNPVPTISPVQQWQNPQAVSEDSQVSMQDNPSSSQADPNLTRSDAMYNYEISVNGQTPHRDYSDAHIHQREEPLTVVSSSLGETQVLQSADKVQLVASQQDQSLQQMSAQFSDALRLNSFEPNGEMKDQNSGTLSIDGDEDHILLAEQTSSGANASSVTNHSINHDEMIQNNSNDSVLSEAFTSTGQTNSTFAKTSETSFLDERSLLACIVRTIPAGGRIRISSTLPNRLGKMLAPLHWHDYKRKYGKLEDFVASHPELFFIEGDYIQLREGAQKMIAATAAVAKVAAAAAASSPYSTYMPTVAVTPMAQSHRMKRSPIDSKSIKTEKSLQEYAAISSNIMNPLNFSAVQHQQPNGVFGIPGGVSNVKILSKSKDSRELNGLEGRNIQSSAQLAIGNGGSLDRSMGGAPISGSANGRLVSSLASKQQARSTGAVLYPPRR; this is encoded by the exons ATGGAGGCCACCGCCACTCGCGGCGCCTCTCTCCAGCTCACGCCTCCCTCCCGCAAAGAACGCCGTGCTGTCTCTGACCATCTTCATTCCGCCAGAAACCCCAACGACGAG GAGTTGGCAAATGCAAAACTAGGGCAGTCAGATGAGAGAACCATATATGAG CAAGGAAGAGAGCCTCTTGATGTTGATTTTTGTTCAATAACAGTGGACGGAACATTAGACAATGATATTTTACAGCAACAACTTCATAATGTTGTTAGACAAAGGCAGGAAATGCTGCAAGTGGAAATTGAACTAAAAGCTCAAATCATTGCCAGAAGTGAGATAATGGAAATGCGAAGCACCTTTGATGCTCAAGTCAAGGAACATGCTAATAATACCAGCAGGCTTCAG GAACAGCTTTGTGAAAGGGACCAGACAATTCTTGAGCTGGAAAGGAGAATGGAAGAGAAAGATAGGGAACTCCATACTATTAAACTAGACAATGAAGCG GCATGGGCTAAACAAGACCTTCTGCGTGAGCAAAGCAAAGAACTAGCAAcatttag AAGGGAGCGTGATCATGCAGAAGCTGAAAGAGCTCAACATATAAAACAAATACATGATCTGCAAGAGCATATCCAAGAAAAAGATAGGCAGCTCATTGAGTTGCAGGATCAA AATAGGGTTGCTCAGGAGACCATTATGATTAAAGATGAGCAGGTCAGAGAGGCACAAGCATGGATAGCTCGTGTTCGAGAGATGGATGTTTTCCAATCAACTACAAACCAGACTTTACAGGCTGAATTGCGAGAGCGCACAGAGCAATATAATCAACTGTGGATGGGTTTCCAGAGACAG TATGCAGAGATGGAGAGACATCATTTGCATACTATTCAGCAACTACAGCTTGAGCTGGCTGATTCGAGAGAGAGGAGTGGAGCTTACAATGACGATTCACGAATGTcccaaataaattcaaataataATGTAAATCAGTATGGACAGGAAAATGCAAGCCAATTTGACTTAAATGGAGGTAATGCTTCAGGTGGAAATAATGGTCTCCATCCAAATGAAAGCTCTGATAATGTTCCACCTTTTGCATCTACGAGCAATCCGCAAATTCAG GCTGATCATGTAGCTGGTGTCCCTATTGCTCCATCGTCTTTAATTGTCCCACCATCATACCTCCCACCTGGCCAAGTAACTGCATTACATCCATATGTTATGCATCAGCAAGGAGTGCCCAATTCAGTTGCATCGCATATTCCTCAATCACATATTGGACATTTTAACCCAGTGCCCACAATATCACCTGTGCAACAGTGGCAAAATCCGCAG GCTGTTTCAGAGGATTCACAGGTATCCATGCAGGATAATCCTTCATCGTCCCAAGCTGATCCAAATTTGACTAGATCTGATGCCATGTATAATTATGAAATATCTGTTAATGGCCAAACTCCTCATAGAGATTATTCAGATGCTCACATCCACCAACGCGAGGAGCCACTGACTGTAGTTTCTTCATCTTTAGGGGAAACACAG GTTCTTCAGTCAGCTGATAAAGTTCAGCTCGTTGCTTCCCAACAAGATCAAAGCTTACAACAAATGTCTGCACAGTTCTCTGATGCATTGAGATTGAACTCTTTTGAACCAAATGGTGAAATGAAG GATCAGAATTCGGGGACATTATCTATTGATGGAGATGAAGACCATATTTTGTTAGCTGAGCAAACAAGTTCTGGTGCAAATGCATCGTCTGTCACAAACCATTCAATTAATCATGATGAAATGATACAGAATAATTCTAACGATTCAGTCTTGTCTGAAGCATTTACCTCTACTGGGCAGACAAATTCAACATTTGCAAAGACCTCAGAGACTTCCTTCCTTGATGAAAGGTCACTGTTAGCTTGTATTGTTCGCACTATTCCAGCTGGTGGTCGAATTCGAATTAGTTCAACG CTCCCTAACAGACTGGGCAAGATGCTTGCACCCCTACATTGGCATGATTACAAAAGAAAGTATGGAAAGCTCGAAGACTTTGTGGCTAGCCATCCTGAA TTATTTTTTATCGAGGGTGACTATATTCAGCTCCGTGAAGGAGCACAAAAAATGATAGCTGCAACTGCCGCCGTTGCCAAAGTTGCTGCAGCAGCTGCAGCATCATCTCCTTACTCTACATACATGCCCACTGTAGCTGTCACGCCAATGGCTCAATCTCATCGCATGAAGAGATCTCCAATTGATTCCAAAAGTATCAAAACTGAAAAGTCACTGCAGGAATATGCGGCCATATCTTCAAATATTATGAATCCTCTAAACTTTTCAGCAGTCCAGCATCAGCAACCAAATGGTGTGTTCGGTATTCCTGGGGGTGTTTCAAATGTTAAAATTTTGAGTAAATCTAAGGATTCCCGTGAATTGAATGGCCTTGAAGGTAGGAATATCCAGTCTTCTGCACAGTTAGCTATTGGTAATGGGGGAAGCCTTGACAGAAGTATGGGCGGTGCCCCAATTTCAGGCTCTGCAAATGGGAGGCTAGTCTCAAGCCTTGCTTCTAAGCAGCAGGCGAG GTCAACTGGTGCTGTGTTGTACCCTCCTCGAAGATA G
- the LOC130745820 gene encoding uncharacterized protein LOC130745820 isoform X4, which translates to MEATATRGASLQLTPPSRKERRAVSDHLHSARNPNDEELANAKLGQSDERTIYEVQQGREPLDVDFCSITVDGTLDNDILQQQLHNVVRQRQEMLQVEIELKAQIIARSEIMEMRSTFDAQVKEHANNTSRLQEQLCERDQTILELERRMEEKDRELHTIKLDNEAAWAKQDLLREQSKELATFRRERDHAEAERAQHIKQIHDLQEHIQEKDRQLIELQDQNRVAQETIMIKDEQVREAQAWIARVREMDVFQSTTNQTLQAELRERTEQYNQLWMGFQRQYAEMERHHLHTIQQLQLELADSRERSGAYNDDSRMSQINSNNNVNQYGQENASQFDLNGGNASGGNNGLHPNESSDNVPPFASTSNPQIQADHVAGVPIAPSSLIVPPSYLPPGQVTALHPYVMHQQGVPNSVASHIPQSHIGHFNPVPTISPVQQWQNPQAVSEDSQVSMQDNPSSSQADPNLTRSDAMYNYEISVNGQTPHRDYSDAHIHQREEPLTVVSSSLGETQVLQSADKVQLVASQQDQSLQQMSAQFSDALRLNSFEPNGEMKDQNSGTLSIDGDEDHILLAEQTSSGANASSVTNHSINHDEMIQNNSNDSVLSEAFTSTGQTNSTFAKTSETSFLDERSLLACIVRTIPAGGRIRISSTLPNRLGKMLAPLHWHDYKRKYGKLEDFVASHPELFFIEGDYIQLREGAQKMIAATAAVAKVAAAAAASSPYSTYMPTVAVTPMAQSHRMKRSPIDSKSIKTEKSLQEYAAISSNIMNPLNFSAVQHQQPNGRNIQSSAQLAIGNGGSLDRSMGGAPISGSANGRLVSSLASKQQARSTGAVLYPPRR; encoded by the exons ATGGAGGCCACCGCCACTCGCGGCGCCTCTCTCCAGCTCACGCCTCCCTCCCGCAAAGAACGCCGTGCTGTCTCTGACCATCTTCATTCCGCCAGAAACCCCAACGACGAG GAGTTGGCAAATGCAAAACTAGGGCAGTCAGATGAGAGAACCATATATGAG GTGCAGCAAGGAAGAGAGCCTCTTGATGTTGATTTTTGTTCAATAACAGTGGACGGAACATTAGACAATGATATTTTACAGCAACAACTTCATAATGTTGTTAGACAAAGGCAGGAAATGCTGCAAGTGGAAATTGAACTAAAAGCTCAAATCATTGCCAGAAGTGAGATAATGGAAATGCGAAGCACCTTTGATGCTCAAGTCAAGGAACATGCTAATAATACCAGCAGGCTTCAG GAACAGCTTTGTGAAAGGGACCAGACAATTCTTGAGCTGGAAAGGAGAATGGAAGAGAAAGATAGGGAACTCCATACTATTAAACTAGACAATGAAGCG GCATGGGCTAAACAAGACCTTCTGCGTGAGCAAAGCAAAGAACTAGCAAcatttag AAGGGAGCGTGATCATGCAGAAGCTGAAAGAGCTCAACATATAAAACAAATACATGATCTGCAAGAGCATATCCAAGAAAAAGATAGGCAGCTCATTGAGTTGCAGGATCAA AATAGGGTTGCTCAGGAGACCATTATGATTAAAGATGAGCAGGTCAGAGAGGCACAAGCATGGATAGCTCGTGTTCGAGAGATGGATGTTTTCCAATCAACTACAAACCAGACTTTACAGGCTGAATTGCGAGAGCGCACAGAGCAATATAATCAACTGTGGATGGGTTTCCAGAGACAG TATGCAGAGATGGAGAGACATCATTTGCATACTATTCAGCAACTACAGCTTGAGCTGGCTGATTCGAGAGAGAGGAGTGGAGCTTACAATGACGATTCACGAATGTcccaaataaattcaaataataATGTAAATCAGTATGGACAGGAAAATGCAAGCCAATTTGACTTAAATGGAGGTAATGCTTCAGGTGGAAATAATGGTCTCCATCCAAATGAAAGCTCTGATAATGTTCCACCTTTTGCATCTACGAGCAATCCGCAAATTCAG GCTGATCATGTAGCTGGTGTCCCTATTGCTCCATCGTCTTTAATTGTCCCACCATCATACCTCCCACCTGGCCAAGTAACTGCATTACATCCATATGTTATGCATCAGCAAGGAGTGCCCAATTCAGTTGCATCGCATATTCCTCAATCACATATTGGACATTTTAACCCAGTGCCCACAATATCACCTGTGCAACAGTGGCAAAATCCGCAG GCTGTTTCAGAGGATTCACAGGTATCCATGCAGGATAATCCTTCATCGTCCCAAGCTGATCCAAATTTGACTAGATCTGATGCCATGTATAATTATGAAATATCTGTTAATGGCCAAACTCCTCATAGAGATTATTCAGATGCTCACATCCACCAACGCGAGGAGCCACTGACTGTAGTTTCTTCATCTTTAGGGGAAACACAG GTTCTTCAGTCAGCTGATAAAGTTCAGCTCGTTGCTTCCCAACAAGATCAAAGCTTACAACAAATGTCTGCACAGTTCTCTGATGCATTGAGATTGAACTCTTTTGAACCAAATGGTGAAATGAAG GATCAGAATTCGGGGACATTATCTATTGATGGAGATGAAGACCATATTTTGTTAGCTGAGCAAACAAGTTCTGGTGCAAATGCATCGTCTGTCACAAACCATTCAATTAATCATGATGAAATGATACAGAATAATTCTAACGATTCAGTCTTGTCTGAAGCATTTACCTCTACTGGGCAGACAAATTCAACATTTGCAAAGACCTCAGAGACTTCCTTCCTTGATGAAAGGTCACTGTTAGCTTGTATTGTTCGCACTATTCCAGCTGGTGGTCGAATTCGAATTAGTTCAACG CTCCCTAACAGACTGGGCAAGATGCTTGCACCCCTACATTGGCATGATTACAAAAGAAAGTATGGAAAGCTCGAAGACTTTGTGGCTAGCCATCCTGAA TTATTTTTTATCGAGGGTGACTATATTCAGCTCCGTGAAGGAGCACAAAAAATGATAGCTGCAACTGCCGCCGTTGCCAAAGTTGCTGCAGCAGCTGCAGCATCATCTCCTTACTCTACATACATGCCCACTGTAGCTGTCACGCCAATGGCTCAATCTCATCGCATGAAGAGATCTCCAATTGATTCCAAAAGTATCAAAACTGAAAAGTCACTGCAGGAATATGCGGCCATATCTTCAAATATTATGAATCCTCTAAACTTTTCAGCAGTCCAGCATCAGCAACCAAATG GTAGGAATATCCAGTCTTCTGCACAGTTAGCTATTGGTAATGGGGGAAGCCTTGACAGAAGTATGGGCGGTGCCCCAATTTCAGGCTCTGCAAATGGGAGGCTAGTCTCAAGCCTTGCTTCTAAGCAGCAGGCGAG GTCAACTGGTGCTGTGTTGTACCCTCCTCGAAGATA G